The Enterobacter asburiae genomic sequence CAATTTCCAGATGCTGAGCGAGCTTTCCGCGATCGTAATCGCATAGCTTTTTCTGGAGCAGTTGGATCAATTCATCAATAGGTGAGGCATGTGAGAAATGCAGCACCGGCTCCTTCTGGCCCGGCGTGTGGCGAATCAGGGTAGGGAGCGCCGTCATCGGACGATTGCGGTTCGGCAACACTTCGGTCCCCACAATCGCATTAATGGTGGTCGATTTTCCCGCTTTCATGGTGCCCACAATAGCCAGGACCATTTCCAGCCGGGTTATTTTTCGTAATTCATTATTCAGCATCGCCTGCTGCGCTTCGACACCGCGCGCGCTAAAATGCAAAGGTAAAACGTTGTTCTTTTCACCCGTAATAGCAGCCGCGGTGCTCTCCAGCATCGCAGTCGGCATTGATTTCAACGTATCAAGGTTTTGCAGGGCGAGCTGTAACAAACGCTCAGCTTCCTGGCTTAATTCAAAAATGGTCTGTGTGTGCATGATAAAAGCCTTTCCTTAACGCAAATTTATTACTTTTATTAAGCCACTGGTATTAATTATGTTGTTCAGGCTTATATGATCACGTGTGGAAAACATGTTCGCCGAAATATAACTGATTGATGATAATCAGAAATAATTCGCTATCCTTGCATGGCGTGTATAGCTCCCCTTCTGGCCTGACGGCCAAAGGAAAAAAGCGTAGCCCAATTTTAAGAAACTTCAGGATATATCATCATTATTTACCCACCTAAAAAGAGAGGTAATAGGCCCCTGCCAAAAGATATGGATGGCAGCGAAGTCAGGAGATAAATAACAACGTGTCGCTTCACCTTATCCGAAATGAAGGAGCGTAGCAATTTGCTGCAATAAAATATTCGATATATTTAGCGTCATTTCTTCCCACCGTGTTAATGAGGTAAGCATCGCTTAACTGACTGACACGAAGTGTCACTCCCGATACGCTTTTTGCATTTTTTTAATTCACAATGCCACCGACAAACGTGTGGATTTGCGCTATACTTGCCGCCTTTTTCGGCACGCTGCCGTCATTTAGCTGGCACTTTCCAGCGCGTTTACACTTTTTGAGGATACCGATATGTCACTCCCACACTGCCCAAAATGCAATTCTGAATACACCTATGAAGATAATGGCATGTTCATCTGCCCGGAATGCGCTCACGAATGGAATGATGCCGAACCATCACACGATGCTGATGCACTTGTCGTCAAAGATGCGAACGGCAATCTGCTGGCGGACGGCGACAGCGTAACCGTGATTAAAGACCTGAAAGTGAAAGGCAGTTCTTCCATGCTGAAGATTGGCACCAAAGTGAAGAATATCCGTCTGGTTGAAGGCGATCATAATATCGACTGCAAAATTGACGGCTTCGGTCCGATGAAGCTGAAATCAGAGTTCGTGAAAAAGAACTGATTTACCCGCCCGGTGGCGCTTCGCTTACCGGGCTTTCGG encodes the following:
- a CDS encoding zinc ribbon domain-containing protein YjdM; the protein is MSLPHCPKCNSEYTYEDNGMFICPECAHEWNDAEPSHDADALVVKDANGNLLADGDSVTVIKDLKVKGSSSMLKIGTKVKNIRLVEGDHNIDCKIDGFGPMKLKSEFVKKN